The following DNA comes from Salvelinus sp. IW2-2015 linkage group LG1, ASM291031v2, whole genome shotgun sequence.
atttattaaataaagtaactaagtataatatacaatggtgtgtgtaatcagtaatcagtagtgtaagtgagtgttttgcatgcatgaatgtgataatgcagggtgttgaaagatgctaaaacaaacaaccaaaaaaccaccaagaaacacaaccaaatctataaaggtgtctgcatggagagagtctcctccatgaatggggaagtggtgtatttatcctcctgggagacaccgggcccaggtgtctcccatgtagctgacgaccctcccaactccgcccaccggcatcctaataaggaaacaagaacaaagagagaacacggcagacagagtgggaggttcCTCACAATAGCTAATGGGGAAGCTACAATTAATATGTTCTCCAGCCCGCCACCACCAATGTTTTCCATAAGCGCCGGCTGTTGGCTAATCAACCGGTTACAGAATAATTTTCAGCCAGCTACATTTTCCACTTCATATTAACTAGGCTACTTTTCATTTAAAAGTTTCAGTTCGCCAGTCCGGCAAGCCTTCTCCCACTAGAATGAACGATATGCATCTTCTAACAATCTATTGATAGGATaggcgcctgtcagtcacaaagcgaaCGATGACAGGACaacacagcagagaggaagaagcgAAGCAAGAGGTTTCACagcccaatgcatttctatgggcttattttgtaACTAAGCTTGATGCCTTCCTTCCCGCCTTTTTGGACAATGACTCCCGTTTTATGGTGGAGACATGAGCAtatcgtcattatatacagatctccaGTTGCAGTCCAAAAAAATtacacagaggagggagagagcatgacGTGCATGAATTTTCACGTCCAAtgtaatgtaagttgtaacgATGAGTCAAAATCCACGGCATATCTTAATCATTTTTTTTCTgacacatttgtttattttctttcgtGTTTTTCACATAGCCAGCTATGTGAAGTTGTGGCACATTGTCGGCTATTTACTGTGCGTCGATTGACAACTCAACAGCAAGTGTAGACTAGTTTATAAAAGGTGtcgaactgactgaataaagtcgATCTTCTATATCCCTTTGCTATTCATAAATAATGCAACTTggttatactgtatgtccatgGTATCGCATTGGGACAAGTAACCtaatgtcacggccgttgaaagaagtggaccagggtgcagcgtggtgagcgtacattttccctttttatttaaaatgtcgccaacaacaggacattagtgccacaaacaaagttaagtTCTGTTtataaaacgtttactggagacaggagatcaagtggagacataggacgaggtggataattatataataaggccgtttattcacatgtgaaaatatCTTAGTAAATCGTGCAGCAYggctccttctgtctgactcgtatggaatcgtcggaagaGAGAGYGCTCTAAACAgttcatacagattatataggcaacaagcaaagtaggttgatcttgtagtctggccttccgattggtcgatctgggtcgtgggtagtcctgtccgggcctgatgtcgacattccattggctcttcacacagttctttgtcttagTCTCATCCAAAagcatcctgcatgtgcgtttgttttcacRgggccctattcatgggggaggggagtgtgtgtgtgggtctgcggTTATTTATAAGGGTACAAAGTAGTGGGGGTAtagtggggatgggtgcatgttgtgccaagtatagcttgtgttgagaagttgtaaaacaagttaccagtatctaatacaatttcttacactacccacactgaaaggagggaaaaagggctacctaagtgtggttcccaatcagagacaacgatagacagctgtccccgattgagaaccatacccggccaaaacatagaaataaagaaacatagaaaacaaaacatagaatgcccaccccaaatcacaccctgaccaaaccaaatagagacataaaaaggctctctaaggtcagggcgtgacacctaaaGGATTTCCTAGGTTTCCTTTCCTAGCATGTCGGGGCCAGACAGTGAGTGACTCTCGTCTCGTCAGTCAGTGTAACCTACCGAATCGCATCAGTGAGAGAGTCGTTCATTTGGTTACCTATTGGTAGGCCTAGGCTTTTTAGCGcttatctgcagataaattatgaaaacatttgaTAAAGATGGTGAAtcatcactgcaggaacaatgGGCTAGCCTGGCAAACCATAAAGAGCATGGCCGGCATGTCAGCACCCTGCAAACCCCTCCACATGGATGACGAGCCCACATGTGAAGAAACTGAACCTGTTCTACAAAAGATTTGACACCCATAATCACACAAATGACTGCTTTGCTGTCCTACAGACTGTCCCTACCTCTCACGCAGAGGAAATCATTGTTACCACAGAGCAGGTCACAAAGGTTTTTAAACAGCTAAACCCAAGGAAGGCCTCTGGGCCAGTTAATGTGAGCCCAGTCCTCCTCAAGACCTTTGCTGAGGAGCTTGGCCCAGTCTGGCAACCCATCTTCCAGTTATCCATCGACTCACACACAATACCACAGGCCTGGAAAACGTTTCACTTCATCCCCATCCCGAAAAAGCCATGCCCCAAGGAGCACAATGACTACCGACAAGTGGCTCTGACCACAATGCTCGTCAAATCTTTGAAAAGAATAGTGGCTCTGAACCTAAAACTCTCTGCAGATAGGAAACTGGACCCTTACCAGCTTGTATATAGAAACGGGCGCAGTACAGAGGATGCAGTGACCACCCTCACACACCTGATCCTGAAACACCTTGACCAACCAAAAACATATGCCAGAGAACTCTTTATAATTTTTTCCTCTGCTTTTAACACCATACAAACGCACCTTCTACTAGCCAAAATGAAAGAACTGGACATTAACCCATACCCCATTTACTGGTAACACTCATTTCTCAGTAACATAACTCAAGGTAAACaacactctctcccctcctgtggTCACCAACTGGGGAGCCCCGCAAGGTTGTGTGAGCTCACCCGTCCTTTTCATTCTGTACACCGATTGCACAAGTCAAAACACCAAGCATTTTATGATTAACTTTTCCGATGACACTGTCCTGCTGGCCCTAATGGAGGACAACAGCAACCTCCCACTGTACCTAGACAGTGTAAACAGCCTTGTGCAGTGGTGTGACAAAATCTTTGGTCCTGAATGTCACAAAAACACAGGAGGTTATCTTTGAGCCCAGGTCAGTGGCTGACCAGAACCAGGTAGTCATYCACAGTGAACACATCCAGCAGGTCtactctcatatatatatatctgggAGTACATGTTGACCATGCCCTGAGATGTAGTGTCAAAGTGGACTATGTGCTATGTGTGTGCTAAGGTGCAACAGTGCATGCACTTTCTCTGCAGGCTGAAGTCTTTCGGGGCAACCTCGGAAATACTGAACATGTTCTTTTGCTCCACTATCCAGAGTGTTTTGCAgtactgcatcactgcttggtacaaCAGTGCCACAGTACAGGCAATAGCCAGGGTGGCAAGTCTGCTGAAAACTGCCTAAAAAATAATTGTCAAGCTGACCATCAAAACCTTTCTGGACAGCTACCACACAAACATGCTGTGGACAGCAAACAAATATCAGAGCACCCCTCCCATGTGCTCAACTCAGAGTTTGTGCTTCTGCCATCCAGGAAGCACTACAGACTCCCCCTGTGCAAACTGGTCAGGTACAAAAACGAATTTGTGCCACATGCACTGACCTTTATGAACAAATAAGGAGGACATTGGGGACATGGGGACACAGTAGATTTACTCATTCGGGAACGGGCAATAGTGAAAAGTGATAAGTGAAATATAACTAACTGTGTTAAATAAGAGTTGTGCAATAACATTACATGTCACGCTCAGGGACCTTGAACATTAAGGGGATGTGTAAGGTCTAAATCCTACCCAATATTTTCATCTCCCTAAGTAAACATAATACATAATTAAAACCTATATTCCCTGAAGATTTTCCCAGCAGTTCAGTTAATCATGGCTCTTCAACACCATTACTCCTCAAATCTAATAACAATCACTCCCTTTCCCTCCCATATTTCTGGCactgaaatatactgaacaaaaatataaacgcaacatgcaacaatgaaATCATTCTGCCAGGAAAGTATAAGCTTCTTTGTAGTGAACATGTAATTGAGTATGTTTTtaggaaagcctttccatctatcTACCAGAAGATTGGGGAAGTCTCGTTGTATCACTGATacattttgttcatgtcttatgatRCATTTGGGCAAactaatacattttcaatacattagtTGATTCCTTACTAAGGTAAtacatgttttaatatttttttaatgcctGGATTCCGTGAGGACCCTAATTATCATACttggaccagaatgaggctctccactaaattagatatttcttcaTTGTCTGATTTTCACAGATATTTACTTTACGTACAAGAAAATGCACTGYGATATGGTGAGATGCATGGCATAGGCCAAACATAACATCAAACATACACATtcatgaaaaaataaaacaagaatGACAGTTTAAAGACTCTTACCCCTCCCTTCCACATTGCATAGCTGTGCCTCCATGTctctggtccacactccagtccagttggtggcggtaatgcactttaaagttggttgccaactgtcATAAAAAAATACACAGAATAAGACGAAGAGCTTGAAACGAAACATTATTTCGACCGTATCAACTTCTGTAGCTCAACAAACGCAAAATGACTTTTTTAATGAATTTCTTTACGTTTATTTTCAAGGTAGTAACGTTGCCACTACAATTAATGGAAGTGGTTGGCATATATGGCATCTACAAGCGTGTCTTTCCATTTCTAATTTACAAGATATCTTTCACCTACAACAAGAAAATGAACGACAAAAAGAAGGATCTTTTCAGCAATCTCTCAGAGTTCACCAAAGGCAATGGCCCGCTTCGCATTTTGGAGATTGGTTGCGGAAGCGGGGCTAACTTTGAATTCTACCCGTCTGGTTGCAAGGTGATTTGCACCGACCCCAATCCTAACTTCGAGAAGTATCTACAAAAAAGTCTGGCTGTCAATGATCACCTAACATTTGAAAGATTTGTGGTCGCTTTCGGAGAGGACATGGGGGCAGTGAAAGATGACTCGGTGGACGTTGTCGTCTGCACGCTGGTGTTGTGTTCTGTCAACGACATACGGCGAACATTGCAGGAAGCGCATCGCATATTGAGGCTTGTAAATTGATTTTCATATTTAGAGTGTAAACATTTGAGCGCTTATCcattctcaaatagaaaatattggCCATGTTATATATAACCCTTCAGCATAGTTAAATTATGTTTTTCAGAGAAATGTCAGTAACGCGCTGCTGGCATTTTGTCAACaga
Coding sequences within:
- the LOC111966255 gene encoding thiol S-methyltransferase TMT1A; its protein translation is MTFLMNFFTFIFKVVTLPLQLMEVVGIYGIYKRVFPFLIYKISFTYNKKMNDKKKDLFSNLSEFTKGNGPLRILEIGCGSGANFEFYPSGCKVICTDPNPNFEKYLQKSLAVNDHLTFERFVVAFGEDMGAVKDDSVDVVVCTLVLCSVNDIRRTLQEAHRILRLGGALYFLEHVVADPSSWTYFFQHVFQPIWYYFGDGCEVVRATWKHLETAGFSELKLRHIEAPLNFMIKPHIIGYAVK